CCGCCAGGCCTCCGTCGAACACCCGGGGAGACGCCCTTGTGCCGGATCTACGGCTATTTCGGATCCGATCGCGATGTGCGCGCGATGGAGGCCGCACGCGACGCCCAACTGCCCGGCGGCCCCGACCGGCAGGCCCACGTCCGGGGGGAGGACTGGGGCCTGGGCTGCAACCGCCTCGCGATCCAGGACCCGTCGCACGGCCGCCAGCCGTTCACGAACGCCGACGGCTCGGTGCACGCCGTGTTCAACGGCGAGATCTACAACTTCCGCGCCATCAGGCGGGAACTCGCCGCGCACGGGGTACGCGTCGACGGCGACTGCGACGGCTCCGTCCTCCTTCCCTACTACGAACTGCACGGCGACCGCTTCGTGGATCGGCTCGAAGGCATGTACGCCATCGCCCTGGTGGACCTGCGCTCGGGGCGGAGGCTGAAGCTGTGGAGCGACCCGCTGGCCGTCAAGAGCCTGTACTACGAGGCCACCGCGGACGGTGTCACCTTCGCATCCGAACCGGGCGGTCTCGCCGCGCTGCGGACGGGCCGCCCCGACGTCGATCCGCACGCCGTCGACCACTACCTGAACTGGCAGTGTCTGCCGCCCGGTTCGTCGTTGTACGCCGGTGTGTCCAGCCTGCGGGCCGGCGAACACCTGGTCCACGACGGGCACGCGGCCGTCGTTCGAGCGCGGCGCCGCACCGAGACACCCCCGCCCGACGGCACCTGCACGCCCGCCCGCCTCGGCTCCCTGCTGACCGGCGAGGTGGAGCGGATGTCACTCCAGTCCGCGCCCGTGGCCGTACAGCTCTCCGGAGGCCTCGACTCCGCCGTCCTGGCGACCCTGCTGGGCCGCCGCCGCACCGACGTCACCGGCTTCCACGTGACCCACGAGGGCACTCACCCGTCCGACGAGGAGACCTACGCCCGGGACGCGGCGGCACACGCCGGCATCCCGCTCGAAGTGGTCGAGATCCGCGAGGCGGAGCTGCCCGAACTGATCCCTCCCATGGTGGCCGCACTGGGCTCTCCCAACGCGACGCCCCACGCGCTGAGCGCGTACGTTCTCTTCCGGGAGATCGCGCAGCGGTCCTTCCGCGTGTGCTTCGTGGGCGACGGCGCGGACGAACAGTTCGGCGGCTACCGCCGCTACAGCACCGCACTCGCCGCCGCCGACGACGCGTGGCCCGAGCGCTACCTGGACCGGCTCTCGCTGGTCCCACACGCACGCTACCGCCGGCTCTACACCCCCGAGTACCGGGCGCTGCTCGACTCCGACGGGAGCAGCCGCGCCCGCGCGCGGGAACTGCTCGGACCACCGGCCCCCGGGCGCCTGGAGCAACTGCTGACCTTCGACCGGCTGCACAAACTCCCCGGCCTCAACCTCCGCAAGCTCGACCACCTCTCCATGGCCCACGGGATCGAGGGCCGGGTGCCCTACTGCCAGCCGGCCGTCACCGACTTCGCACGCCGCACCCCCGACGCCCTGAAGGCCACCGAGGCCCGGCGCAAGCGGATCCTGTGGGACGCCGGCGCCCCGCTCGTCCCGGAATCGGTACGGACACGGCAGAAACAACCCTTCACCTTCCCCGTCGACGCGTTCCTGGCACCCGGCACCAAGCTCTGGGAGTTCGCGACCGACGTGCTGGCCCGGCCCCGGCTGCGCACCGACGGATTCCTGAGCGGCGCCGCCGTCCGCGAAGTCCTGGACACGCACGCCGTCCGCCGCGACCAGGCCCGACTGGTGTGGGGCCTGATGATCCTGGAACTGTCCCTTCTGCCCCTTCCGTGAGACCCCGTCACCCGGGCCCCGCGGACGCGGTACCGTCCCGAAGCAGGGCAGGACCCCTTCAAGAGAAAGGTGCACCGGTGCGCAGCATCCACGTCGTCACCCACCCGGAGGCGAGCCACCACGTCGAAGGCCTGGTCGGCGGATGGCACGATTCCACGCTGACCCCCGAAGGAGTCCGGGAGGCGGCCTCGATCGCCCGCGCCCTGCGGGCCGAGATCCCCGAGGGAGCCGAGGTCGAATTGATCTCCTCGGACCTCCGGCGGACCCGACGCACCGCACAGGAGATCGGTGGTCTGCTCGGTGTGGAGGCGGCCCTGGACCGCCGGCTGCGGGAGAAGTCGTACGGAGAGGCCGAGGGCAGGCCCCAGGAGTGGCTGGACAAGCGGTTCGTCCCCCCGCCCGCGACCGGCGACCGGATGGGTCACGACGAGGGCATCGAGGGAGCGGAGACGCGGGCCGAGTTCGCCGGACGGATCTACGAGGCCATGGACGGGATCCTGAGCCACCCGTACGAGCACCAGGTCATCGTGACGCACGGCTTCGCGCTGACCTTCGTGGTGGCCGCCTGGATCGGCATGCCGATCGATTCCCTCGGCCACGTCAACTTCCGGGTCGCCTCGGGCAGCATCACCCATCTCCGCGAGGACGACTTCTTCCACAACCGCCAGCTCGTCCGCCTCGGAGACACCCGCCACCTCGAAGGCTGACCACGTGCGGGGAGGGCCGCACGCGCCGAGCCGGCGCTTTGCGCGGGCGGCCCTGGACCCTGTCGTCAGAGTTTCGCCTCCTCATCCGGACCCGGCGCCGAGCAGGGCTTGCAAGGGGACGGGCTCTGGCCCCCACGGGGGTACCCCGGTCCGCCGGCGCGGCCTCCCGAGCACCGGACACGCCGTGCCACGCGCGGTGTGGCTGCCGAGCGGGACCGCGCCGTCGGACCGGGACACGTCTACCGGGGCGGCTCGCACCGCCGGGGGAGCGCCACGGTCCCGGGCCGATGTTCGAAGGTGTCCATCACCAGCCACTCGTCCAGCTCGGGATCGTAGAGGTTCTGGACACCGAACTGCAGCACCTGCCAGAAGGTTCCCCGGTTGTTCTCGTCGACGTAGATGTCACCCAGCGCGAGCGGCAGACGTGGATGATTTCCGGGAGGCAGCTTCGGGAGGACCACGCCCACCCTCCAATGGTTCACGTGCCGCTGCGTGGGGGTGCGTCGAAGGGTCTCACGCCCGACGAACCGGGCTCCTTCGAACAGTTGGTTGAGCGCCTCCAGGTTGAGGTCCGGGATGCGGGAGCACAGATGCTCGTTCAGACCGGGCCACTTGTACGTCAGCGTGTAGAGCGTGTCGTGGTAGATCAGGTTGGTGAACCAGATCGGGTACTGCGGGCCCCCCGCGGTCATCTGGCTGTCGCCGTCCCTTCCCTCCCAGGTGAACGGCACCGTGATG
This region of Streptomyces sp. NBC_00513 genomic DNA includes:
- the asnB gene encoding asparagine synthase (glutamine-hydrolyzing), translating into MCRIYGYFGSDRDVRAMEAARDAQLPGGPDRQAHVRGEDWGLGCNRLAIQDPSHGRQPFTNADGSVHAVFNGEIYNFRAIRRELAAHGVRVDGDCDGSVLLPYYELHGDRFVDRLEGMYAIALVDLRSGRRLKLWSDPLAVKSLYYEATADGVTFASEPGGLAALRTGRPDVDPHAVDHYLNWQCLPPGSSLYAGVSSLRAGEHLVHDGHAAVVRARRRTETPPPDGTCTPARLGSLLTGEVERMSLQSAPVAVQLSGGLDSAVLATLLGRRRTDVTGFHVTHEGTHPSDEETYARDAAAHAGIPLEVVEIREAELPELIPPMVAALGSPNATPHALSAYVLFREIAQRSFRVCFVGDGADEQFGGYRRYSTALAAADDAWPERYLDRLSLVPHARYRRLYTPEYRALLDSDGSSRARARELLGPPAPGRLEQLLTFDRLHKLPGLNLRKLDHLSMAHGIEGRVPYCQPAVTDFARRTPDALKATEARRKRILWDAGAPLVPESVRTRQKQPFTFPVDAFLAPGTKLWEFATDVLARPRLRTDGFLSGAAVREVLDTHAVRRDQARLVWGLMILELSLLPLP
- a CDS encoding histidine phosphatase family protein codes for the protein MRSIHVVTHPEASHHVEGLVGGWHDSTLTPEGVREAASIARALRAEIPEGAEVELISSDLRRTRRTAQEIGGLLGVEAALDRRLREKSYGEAEGRPQEWLDKRFVPPPATGDRMGHDEGIEGAETRAEFAGRIYEAMDGILSHPYEHQVIVTHGFALTFVVAAWIGMPIDSLGHVNFRVASGSITHLREDDFFHNRQLVRLGDTRHLEG